One genomic segment of Mesoterricola silvestris includes these proteins:
- the pilQ gene encoding type IV pilus secretin PilQ, protein MQPGAIQVLKLSIPGFTGVPRLQVLPKPSRVVVDLPGVNRGDKVSRKDLLGLTCPQILRSRLAQFATAPQPVTRIVLEVVPGTQATVTSDGTGVSIALDAGQGAVRAQMGTQVAPAPAVPAPPMESETVASSLAALPQTPVLPERAAMTPVPQPGLPTAAPAPVERAPYVVKEETPAQPAAPIVIKEEAPKVAAKAEPLAPVPAIGAPFQALPSLAVQSVLPTALGQEKAAPHREQSRSGRTLGDTTGRYTGARMTIDVVGTDLTSFLRIIADTAHLNLIVDQDVQGIYTFKFTDTPWDQVLDVILKHAGLGKEVSNGIIRVAKIEKLQKEEEDRKRLDDAKSLAGDVQSITRPLSFAKAVESKAILDKMLTKRGSIIVDDRTNTLIITDLPRNLPLLDDLIAQLDVQIQQVQIEARVVEASKNWEKDFGVKWPTTNTGNAAITNSAGTAAPWGSTNGTSWNSINNLATTGNAATVAFAPGATGVTDISSPAGEFWVSFLSNRMSVNVILQALEKQGVVKIVSSPKVVTQNNKKAKVLSGAKIPYPAQQAGNANGAIAVQFADANLELEVTPQITNDGTILMDVKVEKADADFGQLVGTTPTITRKAVETQVLVKDGGTAIMGGVYKNNNTQQSTGVPFLKDLPLIGFLFRNKINKDSNDELLIFITPRILKN, encoded by the coding sequence ATGCAGCCCGGCGCCATCCAGGTGCTGAAACTCAGCATCCCCGGCTTCACGGGCGTTCCCCGCCTGCAGGTGCTGCCCAAGCCCTCCCGGGTCGTGGTGGACCTCCCGGGGGTGAACCGCGGGGACAAGGTCTCCAGGAAGGATCTGCTGGGGCTTACCTGCCCGCAGATCCTCCGCTCCCGCCTGGCGCAGTTCGCGACGGCGCCCCAGCCCGTCACCCGCATCGTCCTCGAAGTGGTGCCCGGGACCCAGGCCACGGTGACCAGCGACGGCACCGGGGTGAGCATCGCCCTGGATGCCGGTCAGGGCGCGGTGCGCGCCCAGATGGGGACCCAGGTGGCTCCGGCGCCCGCCGTTCCCGCGCCGCCCATGGAATCCGAAACCGTGGCCTCCAGCCTCGCCGCGCTCCCCCAGACCCCCGTCCTGCCCGAGCGCGCGGCCATGACGCCCGTGCCCCAGCCCGGTCTTCCCACGGCCGCCCCCGCGCCCGTGGAGCGCGCCCCGTACGTGGTGAAGGAGGAGACCCCCGCTCAGCCGGCGGCCCCCATCGTGATCAAGGAAGAGGCCCCCAAGGTCGCGGCCAAGGCCGAGCCCCTGGCCCCCGTTCCGGCCATCGGCGCGCCCTTCCAGGCCCTGCCGTCCCTGGCCGTGCAGTCCGTGCTGCCCACCGCCCTGGGCCAGGAAAAGGCCGCGCCGCACCGGGAGCAGTCCCGCAGCGGGCGCACCCTGGGCGACACCACCGGCCGCTACACCGGCGCCCGCATGACCATCGACGTCGTGGGCACCGACCTCACCAGCTTCCTGCGCATCATCGCCGACACGGCCCACCTGAACCTCATCGTGGACCAGGACGTGCAGGGCATCTACACCTTCAAGTTCACCGACACCCCCTGGGACCAGGTGCTGGACGTGATCCTCAAGCATGCCGGGCTGGGCAAGGAAGTGAGCAACGGCATCATCCGCGTGGCCAAGATCGAGAAGCTCCAGAAGGAAGAGGAGGATCGCAAGCGCCTGGACGACGCCAAGAGCCTCGCCGGGGACGTGCAGAGCATCACCCGGCCGCTCTCCTTCGCCAAGGCGGTGGAATCCAAGGCCATCCTGGACAAGATGCTCACCAAGCGCGGCAGCATCATCGTGGACGACCGCACCAACACCCTGATCATCACGGACCTGCCCCGGAACCTCCCCCTCCTGGACGATCTGATCGCCCAGCTGGACGTGCAGATCCAGCAGGTGCAGATCGAGGCCCGGGTGGTGGAGGCCTCCAAGAACTGGGAAAAGGACTTCGGGGTCAAGTGGCCCACGACCAACACCGGCAATGCGGCCATCACCAACTCGGCCGGCACCGCCGCCCCCTGGGGCAGCACCAACGGCACCTCCTGGAACAGCATAAACAACCTGGCCACCACGGGCAACGCCGCCACCGTGGCCTTCGCGCCCGGGGCCACCGGCGTCACGGACATCTCCAGCCCCGCCGGGGAATTCTGGGTCTCCTTCCTGAGCAACCGCATGAGCGTGAACGTCATTCTCCAGGCCCTGGAAAAGCAGGGCGTGGTCAAGATCGTCTCCTCGCCCAAGGTGGTCACCCAGAACAACAAGAAGGCCAAGGTCCTGTCCGGCGCCAAGATCCCCTATCCCGCGCAGCAGGCCGGCAACGCCAACGGCGCCATCGCCGTGCAGTTCGCCGATGCCAACCTGGAACTGGAGGTCACCCCCCAGATCACCAACGACGGCACCATCCTCATGGACGTGAAGGTCGAGAAGGCCGACGCGGACTTCGGGCAGCTGGTGGGCACCACGCCGACCATCACCCGCAAGGCCGTGGAGACCCAGGTGCTCGTGAAGGACGGCGGCACGGCCATCATGGGCGGCGTCTACAAGAACAACAATACCCAGCAGTCCACGGGCGTGCCCTTCCTCAAGGACCTGCCCCTCATCGGGTTCCTGTTCCGCAACAAGATCAACAAGGACAGCAACGACGAACTGCTGATCTTCATCACCCCGCGCATCCTCAAGAATTAG
- a CDS encoding PilN domain-containing protein — translation MIKINLLGDTLAQVGGKKAEKAEAVPVYADSAATGRPSLPIAGVLFGLVIASAGGIYYVMLNSQIEREQRTKVELLAKKKELEKYMDLERKFRTQKEMLQKKKEVMMGLKSFQHLPVHFLEELANALPDDVWFREINQKGLSISIRGESSSFEAVNQFRNRLVEQTKWFKNVNYPAANKNGRTVEFTISCDLKNSA, via the coding sequence ATGATCAAGATCAACCTTCTGGGAGACACGCTCGCCCAGGTGGGTGGGAAGAAGGCCGAAAAGGCCGAGGCCGTGCCCGTCTACGCGGACTCCGCGGCTACCGGACGGCCGAGTCTTCCCATCGCAGGGGTGCTTTTCGGTCTGGTCATCGCCTCGGCGGGCGGCATCTACTACGTCATGCTGAATTCCCAGATCGAGCGCGAGCAGCGGACCAAGGTCGAACTGCTGGCCAAGAAGAAGGAGCTCGAAAAATACATGGATCTTGAACGCAAGTTCAGGACCCAGAAGGAGATGCTCCAGAAGAAAAAGGAAGTGATGATGGGGCTCAAGTCCTTCCAGCACCTTCCGGTGCATTTCCTGGAGGAACTGGCCAATGCGCTCCCCGACGACGTGTGGTTCCGGGAGATCAACCAGAAGGGACTGAGCATCAGCATAAGGGGCGAGAGTTCCAGCTTCGAGGCCGTGAACCAGTTCCGCAATCGCCTGGTGGAGCAGACCAAGTGGTTCAAGAACGTGAACTATCCGGCCGCCAACAAGAACGGGCGCACCGTCGAATTCACCATCTCCTGTGATTTGAAGAATTCGGCCTGA
- a CDS encoding N-acetylmuramoyl-L-alanine amidase family protein — MGGLRALAFAAAAGFVALAAPATAEVKARLPKGGAARIRLVFRQGVLVEAPKLPRRFLAAPASGWASFQDLTPEGRLWALHALFPEDRWSASEVRHKVRWPELESVWLMSALFVGHGQHYDKLQAANPARPEKLRLGDVWVIPRTLLARELGGRGQAKVDRSQPEDGLDDEARVAAYRALLTFGEDAQGKYAAYHLRKGEALYTAVVMRYTDQVDPKGVNDLALEIARRSGIEDVRAIQPGQLIKIPQTLLADPFQAEGSVALAEEREVRAEVRRTPAVEAGPRLKGIRIVLDAGHGGVDKGAAANGAWESDFVYDIAMRVRRILEQDTEAVVSSTIRYPSIGFKVRESIVRPTHDAEILTTPPFANDGESPNAVSVHLRWVLANDLFAAFARAGDARKTLFISFHADSLHPSARGTMVYVPGASGVPSSFALGDRRAARVKEMKVGARVAFTAKERLQSEARSRLFAEALLKTLGQDDLPVHGNRPIRNVIQRSGKSFVPAVIRYSAAATKVLVEVANLTNEDDVENLKDPAFRERYAEAVVNAVKAYYRS, encoded by the coding sequence ATGGGAGGGCTGAGGGCGCTGGCCTTCGCCGCCGCGGCGGGCTTCGTGGCCCTGGCGGCCCCGGCCACGGCGGAGGTCAAGGCCAGGCTCCCCAAGGGCGGCGCGGCCCGCATCCGCCTCGTCTTCCGGCAGGGCGTGCTGGTGGAGGCCCCGAAGCTGCCCCGCAGGTTCCTGGCGGCCCCGGCCTCCGGCTGGGCCAGTTTCCAGGACCTCACGCCGGAGGGCAGGCTCTGGGCCCTCCACGCCCTGTTCCCCGAGGACCGGTGGTCGGCCTCGGAGGTGCGCCACAAGGTGCGCTGGCCCGAACTGGAATCGGTGTGGCTCATGTCCGCGCTCTTCGTGGGGCACGGCCAGCACTACGACAAGCTCCAGGCCGCCAACCCCGCCCGGCCCGAAAAGCTGAGGCTGGGTGACGTCTGGGTGATCCCCCGCACCCTCCTGGCCCGGGAGCTGGGAGGCCGGGGCCAGGCCAAGGTGGACCGCAGCCAGCCCGAGGACGGCCTGGACGACGAGGCCCGGGTCGCCGCCTACCGGGCCCTGCTCACCTTCGGCGAGGACGCCCAGGGCAAGTACGCCGCCTACCACCTGCGCAAGGGCGAGGCGCTCTACACGGCCGTCGTCATGCGCTACACGGACCAGGTGGACCCCAAGGGCGTCAACGACCTGGCCCTGGAGATCGCGCGGCGCAGCGGCATCGAGGACGTGCGGGCCATCCAGCCCGGGCAGCTCATCAAGATCCCCCAGACGCTCCTGGCCGATCCCTTCCAGGCCGAAGGGTCCGTGGCCCTGGCCGAGGAGCGGGAGGTCCGCGCCGAGGTGCGGCGCACCCCCGCCGTGGAGGCCGGACCCCGCCTCAAGGGCATCCGCATCGTCCTGGACGCCGGCCACGGCGGCGTGGACAAGGGGGCCGCGGCCAACGGCGCGTGGGAATCCGACTTCGTCTACGACATCGCCATGCGGGTGCGCAGGATCCTGGAGCAGGACACGGAGGCGGTGGTGTCCAGCACCATCCGCTACCCCAGCATCGGCTTCAAGGTCCGCGAGAGCATCGTCCGCCCCACCCACGACGCCGAGATCCTCACCACGCCGCCCTTCGCCAACGACGGCGAGAGCCCGAACGCCGTGAGCGTGCACCTGCGCTGGGTGCTGGCCAACGACCTCTTCGCGGCCTTCGCCCGCGCCGGCGACGCCCGCAAGACCCTCTTCATCAGCTTCCACGCCGACAGCCTCCACCCCTCGGCCCGGGGCACCATGGTCTACGTGCCCGGCGCCTCCGGCGTGCCCTCCAGCTTCGCCCTGGGCGACCGCCGCGCGGCCAGGGTCAAGGAGATGAAGGTGGGCGCCCGGGTCGCCTTCACCGCCAAGGAACGCCTCCAGTCCGAAGCCCGCAGCCGCCTCTTCGCGGAGGCCCTCCTGAAGACGCTGGGCCAGGACGATCTCCCCGTCCACGGAAACCGCCCCATCCGCAACGTCATCCAGCGCTCCGGCAAGAGCTTCGTCCCCGCCGTCATCCGCTACAGCGCCGCGGCCACCAAGGTGCTGGTGGAGGTGGCGAACCTCACCAACGAGGACGACGTGGAAAACCTCAAGGACCCCGCCTTCCGGGAGCGCTACGCCGAGGCCGTGGTGAACGCCGTGAAGGCCTATTACCGGAGCTGA
- a CDS encoding J domain-containing protein, with the protein MNPYEVLEISPGATIEEIKAAYHRMAKVWHPDRFTGEAKADAERRFRMLAEAFSMLKDTPSRGPAPAAAPPEPAQPQAQPEAAPIQLDEGHDRAAIPKTADEWYKDALGAFDGRAFGRSLALILYAIRLDNERPEFHALHGKVLEATGGDARAKVKALETAIKLNAKDVDSMILLAQTFQGLGMQARATRLWESVRNLAPDHAIFKQPGKPADKKAVAKEQVASLGEQWAELVAETRIKLEKLFKRG; encoded by the coding sequence ATGAACCCATACGAAGTGCTGGAAATTTCGCCTGGTGCCACGATCGAGGAGATCAAGGCCGCCTACCACCGGATGGCGAAAGTCTGGCACCCGGACCGGTTCACCGGCGAGGCCAAGGCCGACGCGGAGCGCCGCTTCCGCATGCTGGCCGAGGCCTTCAGCATGCTCAAGGACACCCCCAGCCGGGGCCCGGCCCCCGCCGCCGCGCCCCCGGAGCCCGCGCAGCCCCAGGCGCAGCCCGAGGCGGCGCCGATCCAGCTCGACGAGGGGCATGACCGGGCGGCGATCCCCAAGACCGCCGACGAGTGGTACAAGGACGCCCTGGGCGCCTTCGATGGCCGCGCCTTCGGACGTTCCCTGGCCCTGATCCTCTACGCCATCCGCCTGGACAACGAGCGCCCCGAGTTCCACGCCCTGCACGGCAAGGTCCTGGAGGCCACCGGAGGGGATGCCCGGGCCAAGGTGAAGGCGCTGGAGACCGCCATCAAGCTCAACGCGAAGGATGTCGATTCCATGATCCTCCTCGCCCAGACCTTCCAGGGCCTGGGGATGCAGGCCCGGGCCACCCGGCTCTGGGAATCCGTGCGAAACCTGGCCCCCGATCACGCGATCTTCAAACAGCCCGGCAAGCCCGCCGACAAGAAGGCCGTGGCCAAGGAACAGGTGGCGAGCCTGGGCGAACAGTGGGCCGAACTCGTCGCGGAAACGCGCATCAAGCTGGAAAAGCTATTCAAAAGGGGTTGA
- a CDS encoding Stp1/IreP family PP2C-type Ser/Thr phosphatase, giving the protein MRVVAAGRTEVGCVRKHNEDNFLMEPDLGLFVVADGLGGHAAGEVASQIVVEKIGQFITHTVERDRTWPVEYDTALPYDGNRLKAALLLADQSILNDIRANPERESMGSTVVACLVNGETVTLVHVGDSRAYLLNAEGIQQVTRDHSWVAEQVANGILTPDEARRHPFRNVITQALGNGGELDISVREIQAKELDRILLCSDGLSGMIQDQEIWEIVQSAPDMDEAAGRLIAKAMGNGGEDNITVVIIAFDPDKNVC; this is encoded by the coding sequence ATGCGGGTGGTGGCAGCGGGACGGACGGAAGTCGGGTGCGTTCGCAAGCACAACGAGGACAATTTCCTCATGGAACCCGACCTCGGCCTTTTCGTGGTCGCCGATGGCCTGGGCGGCCATGCCGCGGGGGAGGTGGCCAGTCAGATCGTGGTGGAGAAGATCGGACAGTTCATCACCCACACGGTGGAGCGGGACCGGACCTGGCCGGTGGAGTACGACACCGCCCTGCCGTACGACGGCAACCGGCTCAAGGCGGCCCTCCTCCTGGCCGACCAGAGCATCCTGAACGATATCCGCGCCAACCCCGAGCGGGAATCCATGGGCTCCACGGTGGTGGCCTGCCTGGTCAACGGGGAGACCGTCACCCTCGTCCACGTGGGCGACAGCAGGGCCTACCTTCTGAACGCCGAAGGGATCCAGCAGGTCACCCGGGATCATTCCTGGGTGGCGGAGCAGGTGGCCAACGGGATCCTGACCCCCGACGAGGCCCGCCGCCACCCCTTCCGCAACGTCATCACCCAGGCCCTGGGCAATGGCGGAGAACTCGATATTTCGGTCAGGGAAATCCAGGCCAAGGAATTGGACCGGATTTTGCTTTGCTCCGATGGACTGTCAGGAATGATTCAAGATCAGGAAATCTGGGAAATAGTCCAGAGTGCCCCGGACATGGATGAGGCTGCAGGTCGATTGATCGCCAAAGCCATGGGCAATGGGGGGGAAGACAACATCACCGTCGTCATCATCGCGTTCGATCCGGATAAAAATGTCTGCTAG
- the pilM gene encoding type IV pilus assembly protein PilM, producing MGLFGGKKNQLVGLDIGSSSVKVCELQVLGKGGSQRYRLQKLGIAPLPFDAIVDGDIMDSNAVAAAIRQVLAEQKIKARDVAISVAGQQVMVKKVTFPLMSPTELAESVRWEAESFFPAGQGLDAYALDFAVLEERPSEGNMDVVLVACRKDKIESYIGCVAMAGARSVLVDVDVFAIQNAYEINSPPGGRDEVVALVNIGAQFTNLTMLVGRKSLFWRDIAWGGHRFTDKLMEDWGVSREAAELLKEGQAAEGRTPEEVEPSLSSVSDGFADELGRTIDFFRSSFKVDRLDRVLLCGGSAKVDKLPEILGDRLRVSVDRLNPFQLLEMDERSLDPAVVNGVGCTAAVAVGLALRQVGDR from the coding sequence GTGGGTCTTTTCGGTGGCAAAAAAAACCAGCTCGTGGGCCTGGACATTGGTTCCAGTTCCGTAAAGGTCTGTGAACTGCAGGTGCTAGGCAAAGGCGGGAGCCAGCGTTACCGGCTCCAGAAACTTGGCATAGCCCCGCTCCCCTTCGACGCGATCGTCGACGGGGACATCATGGACAGCAACGCGGTGGCCGCGGCCATACGCCAGGTGCTCGCGGAGCAGAAGATCAAGGCCAGGGACGTGGCCATTTCCGTGGCGGGCCAGCAGGTGATGGTCAAAAAAGTGACCTTCCCGCTCATGAGCCCCACGGAGCTGGCGGAGTCGGTGCGGTGGGAGGCCGAGAGCTTCTTCCCGGCCGGCCAGGGCCTCGACGCCTACGCCCTGGACTTCGCGGTCCTGGAGGAGCGCCCCTCCGAAGGCAACATGGACGTGGTCCTGGTGGCCTGCCGCAAGGACAAGATCGAGTCCTACATCGGCTGCGTGGCCATGGCCGGCGCCCGTTCGGTCCTCGTGGACGTGGACGTGTTCGCCATCCAGAACGCCTACGAGATCAATTCGCCCCCGGGCGGGCGGGACGAGGTGGTCGCCCTGGTGAACATCGGGGCCCAGTTCACGAACCTGACCATGCTGGTCGGTCGCAAGTCGCTCTTCTGGCGGGACATCGCCTGGGGTGGCCACCGGTTTACCGACAAGCTCATGGAGGACTGGGGCGTGAGCCGCGAGGCCGCCGAACTGCTCAAGGAAGGCCAGGCCGCCGAGGGCCGCACGCCCGAAGAGGTGGAACCCTCCCTTTCCTCCGTTTCCGACGGCTTCGCCGACGAACTGGGCCGCACCATCGATTTCTTCCGCTCCAGCTTCAAGGTGGACCGCCTCGACCGGGTCCTCCTCTGCGGCGGCAGCGCCAAGGTGGACAAGCTCCCCGAGATCCTGGGGGATCGTCTGAGGGTTTCCGTGGATCGCCTGAATCCGTTCCAGCTCCTCGAAATGGATGAGCGGAGTCTCGATCCTGCCGTGGTCAATGGAGTCGGCTGCACGGCCGCTGTCGCGGTCGGATTGGCCTTGCGCCAAGTGGGGGACCGATGA
- the rdgC gene encoding recombination-associated protein RdgC, giving the protein MSLIQGTLSLRRFLVLGPVPSEQELHEGLKEHSYRPFEDGLEEERMGWCDWRNLLILPPDRDWVVQERFAVFGLRMDSRKVPGALLKAQVDLRLQNLQKEKDLAFVGREARTSLAEEVKVELLLKVLPTPKVAEVAWDLKGGMLWTTASSSKTQSALFELFMKSFGLELQPLAPLLLAGRMLPGISVDSLMALDPLDLTLEHA; this is encoded by the coding sequence ATGAGCCTGATCCAAGGAACCTTATCACTCAGGCGCTTCCTGGTGCTTGGGCCCGTGCCCTCCGAGCAGGAACTGCACGAGGGGCTCAAGGAGCATTCCTACCGCCCCTTCGAGGACGGGCTCGAGGAGGAGCGCATGGGCTGGTGCGACTGGCGCAACCTCCTCATCCTGCCCCCGGACCGGGACTGGGTGGTCCAGGAGCGCTTCGCCGTCTTCGGCCTGCGCATGGATTCCCGCAAGGTGCCCGGCGCCCTCCTGAAGGCCCAGGTGGACCTGCGGCTGCAGAACCTGCAGAAGGAGAAGGATCTGGCCTTCGTGGGCCGGGAGGCCCGCACCTCCCTGGCCGAGGAGGTGAAGGTGGAGCTGCTGCTCAAGGTGCTGCCCACCCCCAAGGTGGCCGAGGTGGCCTGGGACCTCAAGGGCGGCATGCTCTGGACCACCGCCTCCTCCTCCAAGACCCAGTCGGCCCTCTTCGAACTCTTCATGAAGTCCTTCGGACTCGAGCTGCAGCCCCTGGCGCCGCTGCTCCTCGCCGGGCGCATGCTGCCCGGCATCTCCGTGGACTCCCTCATGGCCCTCGATCCCCTCGATCTCACGCTGGAGCATGCATGA
- the pilO gene encoding type IV pilus inner membrane component PilO has protein sequence MNSQLQKQLLIGGLAGLMLAILIVFFLGGKRDELAGLKVVNQGLQADVAKGYALKANYEKLKAEVVEQEKVIDELIKIMPTDADRGELPYRVKKLADTAGIEQVSFTLMAPVAKDYYTEYPVQFTFRAGYHTLGQFASLISGYEKIINLSEMALKRETKGTLYPVSVTCKVSAFVYNPAPPPPPAGTPAKPAPAPAKKESGD, from the coding sequence ATGAACTCGCAACTTCAGAAACAACTGCTGATCGGTGGCCTGGCTGGCCTGATGCTGGCCATCCTCATCGTCTTCTTCCTGGGCGGCAAACGCGACGAGCTCGCGGGCCTGAAGGTCGTGAACCAGGGCCTCCAGGCGGACGTCGCCAAGGGCTACGCCCTCAAGGCCAACTACGAGAAGCTCAAGGCCGAGGTGGTGGAGCAGGAGAAGGTGATCGACGAGCTGATCAAGATCATGCCCACCGACGCCGACCGCGGCGAGCTCCCCTACCGCGTCAAGAAACTGGCGGACACCGCCGGGATCGAACAGGTGTCCTTCACGCTCATGGCGCCCGTGGCCAAGGACTACTACACGGAGTATCCCGTGCAGTTCACGTTCCGCGCCGGCTACCACACGCTGGGCCAGTTCGCCTCCCTCATTTCCGGCTACGAGAAGATCATCAACCTCAGCGAAATGGCCCTGAAGCGGGAGACCAAAGGAACCCTGTATCCCGTTTCGGTCACCTGCAAGGTCAGCGCCTTCGTATACAACCCGGCGCCGCCTCCGCCTCCGGCGGGCACGCCGGCCAAACCGGCCCCCGCGCCGGCCAAGAAAGAATCGGGAGACTGA
- the gatA gene encoding Asp-tRNA(Asn)/Glu-tRNA(Gln) amidotransferase subunit GatA, with translation MGPGSLADLREGLEAGDLSAEFLALRSLDRMARLEPRLNATASLDRARTLAAARDADARLARGERSPVLGIPVVLKDNLNWKGAPVGNGSRIQRGYRAPYDATVVRRLLEAGAVPVAKANMDEFAMGSSGEHSASGPARNPWDLSRVPGGSSSGSVVAVAAGYAPLALGTDTGGSVRLPGSFCNVTALRPTYGALSRYGVTAMASSLDIVGPVAASARDLAAALSVMAGSDPLDATSVDLPGRERLAELRPRALKGLRIGLPRECFGEGIEEGVRGVLEAALRALEAEGAELVEVSLPHTRFAIDTYYLITTSEVSSNLARFDGVRFGARTPSETLDTMVAATRDEGFGMEAKRRILLGAFCLSRGYYEAFYLKAQKARTLILRDFTEAFGQVDVLATPVCPGTAFPLGDRTGDPLSMYLSDVFTVTPSLAALPALSMPAGFASGLPVGLQLIGPSLSDVSLLELAHAYQQITKHHTEAPRLDC, from the coding sequence ATGGGTCCGGGTTCGTTGGCAGATCTGAGGGAGGGGCTGGAAGCGGGGGATCTGTCCGCCGAGTTCCTGGCCCTGCGCTCCCTGGACCGCATGGCCCGCCTCGAGCCCCGGCTCAATGCCACCGCCTCCCTGGACCGCGCGCGCACCCTCGCCGCGGCCCGGGACGCCGACGCCCGCCTGGCCCGGGGAGAGCGCTCGCCCGTCCTGGGCATCCCCGTGGTGCTCAAGGACAACCTCAACTGGAAGGGGGCCCCCGTGGGCAACGGCTCCCGCATCCAGCGGGGCTACCGGGCCCCCTACGACGCCACAGTGGTGCGCAGGCTCCTGGAGGCGGGGGCCGTGCCGGTGGCCAAGGCCAACATGGACGAGTTCGCCATGGGCTCCAGCGGCGAGCACAGCGCCTCGGGCCCCGCCCGCAATCCCTGGGACCTCTCCCGGGTGCCCGGGGGCAGCTCCTCGGGCTCGGTGGTGGCGGTGGCCGCGGGCTACGCCCCCCTGGCCCTGGGCACCGACACGGGCGGTTCCGTTCGGCTGCCGGGAAGCTTCTGCAACGTCACCGCCCTGCGCCCCACCTATGGCGCCCTGAGCCGGTACGGGGTCACGGCCATGGCCTCCTCCCTGGACATCGTGGGGCCCGTGGCCGCCTCGGCCCGGGACCTCGCCGCGGCCCTCTCCGTCATGGCCGGCTCCGATCCCCTTGACGCCACCAGCGTGGACCTGCCCGGGCGGGAGCGCCTCGCGGAGCTGCGGCCCCGCGCCCTCAAGGGCCTGCGCATCGGCCTTCCCCGGGAGTGCTTCGGCGAAGGCATCGAAGAGGGGGTCCGGGGGGTCCTGGAGGCCGCCCTGCGCGCCCTGGAGGCCGAGGGGGCCGAGCTGGTGGAGGTCTCCCTGCCCCACACCCGCTTCGCCATCGACACCTACTACCTCATCACCACCTCGGAGGTGTCCAGCAACCTGGCCCGGTTCGACGGGGTGAGGTTCGGCGCCCGGACCCCTTCGGAAACCCTGGACACCATGGTCGCCGCCACCCGGGACGAGGGCTTCGGGATGGAGGCCAAGCGCCGCATCCTCCTGGGGGCCTTCTGCCTCTCCCGCGGCTACTACGAGGCCTTCTACCTGAAGGCCCAGAAGGCCCGGACCCTCATCCTGCGCGATTTCACCGAAGCCTTCGGGCAGGTGGACGTCCTGGCCACCCCCGTGTGCCCCGGCACCGCCTTTCCCCTGGGCGACCGGACCGGCGATCCCCTTTCGATGTACCTCTCGGACGTCTTCACCGTCACCCCCTCGCTGGCGGCCCTGCCCGCCCTTTCCATGCCGGCGGGCTTCGCGTCCGGCCTGCCGGTGGGCCTCCAGCTCATCGGTCCCTCCCTTTCGGACGTTTCCCTGCTGGAACTGGCCCACGCCTACCAGCAGATCACGAAGCATCACACCGAGGCGCCCCGCCTCGATTGCTAG
- a CDS encoding PP2C family protein-serine/threonine phosphatase, translating into MPNTCHAGILAAVADGMGGAASGEIASREGLASVAVNLFGHWGRFPAHLANEAGLLKALKRAVEGASSAVLSYADSERSSRGMGSTLTAAVIWKGHAYLAQVGDSRAYIYRKPGLVQITEDQTLVREMISNGTITADEAKTHPQRSMITQALGAPVPIRAVLSRVALRRGDRLLLCTDGLHGEVPDEHLALLLSRGDPASATLEAMAQEALLRGGRDNLTGLLLTLDDPGLAMPDLHEPVRIVEPQLSSDPLLANEDTHPNQPIINRLGRLLRGNT; encoded by the coding sequence ATGCCCAACACGTGCCACGCCGGCATCCTGGCCGCGGTGGCCGATGGCATGGGGGGGGCGGCCTCCGGCGAAATCGCCAGCCGGGAAGGGCTGGCGTCCGTGGCGGTGAACCTCTTCGGGCACTGGGGGCGGTTCCCGGCCCACCTGGCCAACGAGGCCGGGCTCCTGAAGGCCCTCAAGCGCGCCGTGGAGGGCGCCTCCAGCGCGGTGCTCAGCTACGCGGATTCGGAGCGCTCCAGCCGGGGCATGGGGTCCACCCTCACCGCCGCCGTCATCTGGAAGGGCCACGCGTACCTGGCCCAGGTGGGCGACAGCCGCGCCTACATCTATCGCAAGCCCGGCCTGGTGCAGATCACCGAGGACCAGACCCTGGTGCGGGAGATGATCAGCAACGGCACCATCACCGCCGACGAGGCCAAGACCCACCCCCAGCGCAGCATGATCACCCAGGCCCTGGGCGCGCCGGTGCCCATCCGGGCCGTGCTGAGCCGGGTGGCGCTGCGCCGCGGGGACCGCCTGCTGCTCTGCACCGACGGCCTGCACGGGGAGGTGCCGGACGAACACCTGGCCCTGCTGCTGTCCCGGGGGGACCCGGCCAGCGCCACCCTGGAGGCCATGGCCCAGGAGGCCCTTCTCCGGGGCGGCCGGGACAACCTCACGGGGCTGCTCCTCACCCTGGACGACCCGGGCCTGGCCATGCCCGACCTCCACGAACCCGTGCGCATCGTCGAGCCGCAGCTCTCCTCGGACCCGCTGCTGGCCAACGAGGACACCCATCCCAACCAGCCCATCATCAATCGTCTAGGCCGCCTTTTGCGGGGGAATACATGA